In Paludisphaera rhizosphaerae, the sequence ATCAGAGCCGGAGGAAATCACTGCGGGGTGAGACTGTCGGCTGGCTGCGGACGCCATCGGAGGACGTCGGCAGCCGTTCGGCGAAGACGCTCCCCCTTAGAGCAACCGGCGTGCCGAAGCCAAATCGGAAAGAAATAGGCCCAAACGGGTTACGACTGAAACGACTATAACGGTCATGCCGCCGGAATCAGCGCCGGCCGGGAATTCGAGGGCGAAATCTTACAAAGCAAGTGAAATCTCATCCCAAAGTATGGCTCTGACGTGCGAAGTACGAGGAGGCGGACCGGCGTTGGGTGTCGGCCGGCCTGTTTCGACGGACGATCGACTGGGACAATAAACCCTGGGGCCCGTCGAATCACTTGTGTAAGGCGGTCGAGACGCAAAGCGACGACCGCCGATCGGTCCTCACGACCTCAAGTCAAGTCGGACGCGGACGACACCTCGGCCTTCGGATTCAGGAGACTCAGCATGGCCTGCTCATTGATCAAGAAATCGCTCGTCGGCGCGGCGCTCGGCGCCGGTACGCTCTTCATGGTGTTCGGCACGCACGCTCCCAGCTACTTGAAGACCGGCATCAGGAAGATCCGCCACGACGCCCGCGACATGGTGCCGCTGCCGTTCGACATCGAACGAGCCCGCCAGCAGATCGCCGATCTGGAGCCCGCCATCCGCGAGAACATCGAGCGGCTGGCCCGCGCCGAGGTGGACGTCGAGCACCTCGACAAGGAAATCGTCAAGATTCGCACCAACATGGACGTGGAGAAGACGGCGATCGTCTCCCTGCGTGAGAGCCTCAAGACGGGCGAATACCGCCTGGCCGGCCACAGCCGGGTCGCCTACACCGAGGATGAGGTCAAGAACGACCTGGCCCGGCGTTGGGACACCTTCAACACCAGCAAGAGCATCCTCGAAGCCAAGGAATCGACCTACAAGGCCAAGCAAGGCGAAATCGTGGCCTTCCGCCAGCAGCTCACCGGCATGATGGCGCAGAAGAAGGCGTTGACGACCAAGCTCGACGAAATCGAGGCGAAGCTCCATCAGATCGAGGCCACCCAGGCCACCAACGACGTCCAGCTCGACGGCAGCGCCCTGGCCCGCGCCAAGGAGACGGTGAGCGACCTGGAGAAGCGGCTTGAGGTGATGGCCCGCACCGCCGAGATGGAAGGCCGATACGCCGAAATCGGCGTCCCGGTCGAGATCGCCCCGACCCGCGACGTGGTCGAGGAGATCGACGCCGAGTTCAGCCCGACGTCGGCGCCGTCCCATGAGGTCAAGCCCAGCGGTAAGAGCCTCTGATTCGACGCCCGCGAGGAGGAGGACCCCCGAGGCCGTCCGGACGCCCGACTCGTGGCGGACGGCCGGCCTCGTCCGGTTCCCTTCTGGGTCCCGACGAGGCGGCTTTCGACGGTTGAGCGGCGCAAGGCGTCCAGCGTAAGATGTCGGAGATTGAAAACCCCATGGCCACTCCGGGCGGCGAATCAACCATGATGGGGCAATGGCGGGTCGTCCTGCGGCAGGCCGAAGAGGCCGCCCGGGCCGGCAAGTATGAAGAGGCGTTCGCCCTGGCCGGTCGGCCTGAAGTGGTCGACCACCACCAGGCGGTCCAGTTCCGCGGCCGGATCGGCCTGGATCTGATCGCCCGAGCCTCGCGACGAGCCTCGTGCGACGACGTGGCGGGAGCCATCGACGACCTGCGGTTGGCCGAGCGTATCGGCGCGCCGCCCGACTCGTTGGCCGCCGCCCGCCTGAGCCTGGCCGATCAGGTCGCCGCCGAGATCCGCGGCGATCTCGACGTCGGCGAGCCGGTCCGCGCCCTCGAGCGGATCGAGGCGCTGGCCAAGGACAAGATCAGCGGGCCAACCCTGCGACGCTATCGCGAGGTCGCCGAGGCCTGGCGGACGGCGACGGCCGAGGCCCGCCGCGGCGAGTTCGGCGAAGCGATGGAGAACCTCGACCGGGCCGAGCGCCTGGCCGCCGGCTCGGACGCCGAGGCCGCCCAGCAGGCGATCGCCGCCGCCCGCCGCGAACTGGAAGCCCGTCAAAAGACCACAGCGCCCATGGTCGAAGCGCTCTACGCGGCCCTCGGCGGCGGCGAATGGCCCAAGATCCTCGCCGCCGCCGAGGCCCTCGTGACGGCCGTCCCCGAACACCCCGCAGCCCGACAGGCGCGGGCGAAGGCGTGGCAGCAGATCGCCGCCATCGGTCCTTCGAGCGGATCGCAATGGTCGCGTCGCGATAAGGGACCGTCGCGCCCCGTCCGAAGCTCCGAGCCGGCCGACAGGGGCGAGCCGCCCCCAGTCGACCTGACGATCGGCCGCGTCTTTCCGGCGCTTGGACCGACGGCCCGCCCCGATCCGGGACCAGCCCGGCCGCTGGCGAATCCCTCGGCGAGCGGTCCGCAGGGTCGTTTCCTCCTCTGGGCCGACGCCGTGGGCGGCTATCTGGTCTGCCTGAACGACCGAGTCGTTCTGGGCCGCGCCGGAGCCGACAGCCCGGCCGACGTCCCCTTAATGGGCGACCTCTCCCGCGAGCACGCCGTCCTGGTTCGCGGCAGCGAGAGCTACATGATCGAGCCTCGCCGCGACACCTTCGTCAACGGCCGGCGGATCGCCGAGCCGACCGTCCTCCGCAACGGCGACGTGATCCGCCTGGGTTCGACGGTCGAGTTGGAGTTCCGTCAGCCCAGCCCGTTCAGCGCCACGGCCCGGCTGATGATCGTCAGCCGCCATCGGCTGCCGATCGCCGTCGACGGGGTCCTGCTCATGGCCGACACCTGCATCGTCGGCCGGGAGAGCCAGGCTCACATCCCGGCACCGGCCCTGCGGGATTCCATCGTCCTTTATCGCCAGGGCGCCGCCATCTGGTGCCGGGCCAAGGGCGGGTTCGAGGTCGACGGCCGTCCGTGCGTCGCTCGCGCCCCGCTGACCATGACCTCCAGCGTTCTGGGCGAGGGCTTCTCGTTCAGCCTGGAGCCCCTGAGTTCCAACTCGGTCTGACCTCGGAGTCGTTGCGACTGCCATGAGGACGACAACCGATCGATCCGGAATCCGTCCCCGGTCGCTCAACATTTCCCCATCCTCGGCGAACAGACCATAGGCCGGGAAGGACTACGACGTGGCCCGACGCGAACCGCCCCCGGACTCCGGAGCTGAACCACCGATGAACGCCATGGCCGACGCGCGGCTTCGGCCCGACATCGACGAGACGGTCCCTTATCGCGGCGACGACGCGTCGCCCCGCGGCGACGTCCTGCTGACGGGAATTCCTTCCATGATCGAAACCAGCCCTCCTCGGCAGGCCGGCGGCCGGTTCGCCTTCGGTTCCGGCGACCGTCCCCTCGACGGCTACACCATCAAGCGGGCCGTCGGCCGCGGCGGCTTCGGCGAGGTCTATTACGCGACCTCGGACTCGGGCCGCGAGGTGGCCCTGAAGCTGATCCTCCGCAACCTGGACGTCGAGCGCCGGGGCGTCGTCCAGTGCATGAACCTCAAGCACCCGAACCTGCTGTCGATCTTCGACCTGAAGTCGAACGACGCCGGCGATTCGTTCGTGATCATGGAGTACGTCGCAGGCCCTAGCCTGGCCCAGGTGCTCCGCCGGCACCCTCGCGGCCTGCCGATGGACGAGGTTCGACACTGGCTCAAGGGACTGATCGAGGGCGTGGCCTACCTCCACGACCACGGCGTCGTCCACCGCGACCTCAAGCCGGCCAACCTCTTCATGGAAGAGGGCGTCGTCAAGATCGGCGACTACGGCCTGGCCAAACTCATCACCGCCAGCCACGGCAGCGAGCACTCGGAGAGCATCGGCACCTGTCACTACATGGCTCCGGAGATCGGCTCGGGCAAGTACAACCGGCCGATCGACGTCTACGCCGTGGGCGTCATCCTCTATGAGATGCTCGCCGGGCGTGTGCCGTTCGACGGCGAGACCGTCAACGAAATCCTGATGAAACACCTGACGGCCCGTCCCGACCTGACGCCGCTCCCCGAGGCGTATCGCGGGATCGTCGGCCGGGCGCTCGCCAAGGACCCGAACCAGCGGCCGACGAAGCTCTACGACCTGCTCCTCCCCGCCGACGCCCCTCGCGATCCAGAGATCCGGATCATCGGCGACAAGGACTCACACCCGGCGGCTGTCGCCGAGGACGTCCTGGTCATCAAGGCCGAGGAGCCCGTCTTCTACATCGGCCCGGACACGGTGCCTCCGCGCCAGCAGGCGTCGCTCCAGGATCGCCTCAAGGCGGACTGGCGGCGGATGCGGGGGGGGAGCGGATCGAAACGGCCGCCGGTCCGGCAGGCCGGTTTCGTCCGCGCCGGGGTGGAGTCTCCGGCGTTCACGCCGCGCCAGGCGTTCGTCGAACCCGTCGAACCGCCGCTCGCCGCCACCGGCCGAGCCCGAGTCGCCGAGGCGACTGCGTCGATGCTCTGGGCGGCGTTTCTGGTGGCCCTGCTGATCCTGCCGGCGGCGGCCTTGCTCCACATCGACCCGGCCCATGAGGTTCCCCGGCTCGTCTTCCTTTATGGAACGGCCCTGCTTGGAACGTGGGCCTCGATCATCGTGAACAAGTCCCTGGAGGGACGGGATCTCGACGCCGTGGGCCGTCGCGTCGCGGCGATGGCCGCCGGCGCGGCCGTCGGCGGGGGCGCGTTCCTGCTGGAACAGGGGTTGATGCTCTCGCCGACCGCGACGCTCGCTCCTGTCTACTTCGCCGCCATGTACACCGTCACGGCCGGCTGGAACGGCCAGGCCGCTCGCGACCGCTCGCGGCGATTCCGCGTTCTCCCGCTGATCTGGACGCTCCTGCTGGCCGGCGTGCTGAGCCCGTTGTGGCAGCAAGACCCGGGCCAGGGCGCCGTGATCGCGGGGATCATCGCCCTGGTCGTTCAGCTGGCCAGCCCGTGGAGCGAGCCGGCCGCCCGATACAACCAGTACGTGAAGGCCGTTGAAAAGGCCCGAGCCAAAGGCCGTGTCGCCTGACAGCGTCTCATCGTGCGAGGGCCTTGAACGGACCCCGTCGTCGGAGATGGACCTAATCCCATGAAACGTCTGATTGAAATCCTGCTTCTCCTCGGCCTCGCGGCGTTCGTTCTGCTGTCCACGGTCCACGTCGTTCGAGAGGACCGTTTGGGACCGCGAGGCGGCCGGAGCGTGCACGTCCGATTCGGACGCCCCGGGGAGCCTCGCCAGACTCGCCTTCAGGTCTCCCACCGCGTTGAGCCCGTGATCCGGCAGGTCGCCGGCCGGGTCTCCGCGACCGAGGAGCGCGCCAAGGACGACGCCCTGCGGACCCTCGAAACCGAGGTCGCCGACTGGCTGGGACCGCAGGTCGCTTCATCCTGGCACGCTCCCGCCCCCCTGCTCCGCGACATGGTTGAGGAGACCCGCGTGACGCCCACGGAGAAGGACTACGGGACCGTCTACACCGCGGTCCTCGACGCCGACTTCAGCGACTCCCGGCGGAACTTCCTGAT encodes:
- a CDS encoding FHA domain-containing protein, with the translated sequence MATPGGESTMMGQWRVVLRQAEEAARAGKYEEAFALAGRPEVVDHHQAVQFRGRIGLDLIARASRRASCDDVAGAIDDLRLAERIGAPPDSLAAARLSLADQVAAEIRGDLDVGEPVRALERIEALAKDKISGPTLRRYREVAEAWRTATAEARRGEFGEAMENLDRAERLAAGSDAEAAQQAIAAARRELEARQKTTAPMVEALYAALGGGEWPKILAAAEALVTAVPEHPAARQARAKAWQQIAAIGPSSGSQWSRRDKGPSRPVRSSEPADRGEPPPVDLTIGRVFPALGPTARPDPGPARPLANPSASGPQGRFLLWADAVGGYLVCLNDRVVLGRAGADSPADVPLMGDLSREHAVLVRGSESYMIEPRRDTFVNGRRIAEPTVLRNGDVIRLGSTVELEFRQPSPFSATARLMIVSRHRLPIAVDGVLLMADTCIVGRESQAHIPAPALRDSIVLYRQGAAIWCRAKGGFEVDGRPCVARAPLTMTSSVLGEGFSFSLEPLSSNSV
- a CDS encoding serine/threonine-protein kinase, which gives rise to MNAMADARLRPDIDETVPYRGDDASPRGDVLLTGIPSMIETSPPRQAGGRFAFGSGDRPLDGYTIKRAVGRGGFGEVYYATSDSGREVALKLILRNLDVERRGVVQCMNLKHPNLLSIFDLKSNDAGDSFVIMEYVAGPSLAQVLRRHPRGLPMDEVRHWLKGLIEGVAYLHDHGVVHRDLKPANLFMEEGVVKIGDYGLAKLITASHGSEHSESIGTCHYMAPEIGSGKYNRPIDVYAVGVILYEMLAGRVPFDGETVNEILMKHLTARPDLTPLPEAYRGIVGRALAKDPNQRPTKLYDLLLPADAPRDPEIRIIGDKDSHPAAVAEDVLVIKAEEPVFYIGPDTVPPRQQASLQDRLKADWRRMRGGSGSKRPPVRQAGFVRAGVESPAFTPRQAFVEPVEPPLAATGRARVAEATASMLWAAFLVALLILPAAALLHIDPAHEVPRLVFLYGTALLGTWASIIVNKSLEGRDLDAVGRRVAAMAAGAAVGGGAFLLEQGLMLSPTATLAPVYFAAMYTVTAGWNGQAARDRSRRFRVLPLIWTLLLAGVLSPLWQQDPGQGAVIAGIIALVVQLASPWSEPAARYNQYVKAVEKARAKGRVA